AAATAATCATAGCTGAGTTACATTAATATTCCTTTCAAGAAATTGCGCTTAATCTAGTGTATACATTTATTCGTTTACAAGAAACGATTATCATTTCAAACACTTCCATGTCGATTTGCCTGActgttgcttgccaatcttttcttcgaaataatacttaaattctaaattcaagactcgcttttcaaatttgagtttctttttattcaaattgaaaccgCCAATTTGCGTCACTCACTGTGCtgttcctagcagcgagaatgcgaattatatccgctCATTACAATCCCTAGCATTTACCGCCGCCAAACGGATCACTCGGGAAGCGCACTTCTGTGCAAATTCCTTGGCTTTGTGagggtgctttcatgcctctgcaagcagacagcctgcatgcagaaaacccacaagagtgagagagatagagaatggtccgtctctttcactcttatggggTTCCTTCATGCAGtctgcctgcttgcagaggcatggTAGCACCCTAATACGCAACtttgttcttaacctaaaaatgattctagatcgcATTTCGGTGCACATGCGTGGGCTTCATAAAAGATTCCGTtgatctcgattctgatctcgattctaaagaataggcggcgcgtttaaatccaaccaataggtgaagagataatgcggcttcagacttcgagattatatcgtaacctcttttttatgatagaaaaggaccgattttattttgttaactgaGGGCTAACTTGTATATTTacgtaaaatatgaagaaaattattaaattttatccttAATATTTTATCTTTGCAAACAAATTGACACGAAATAATTTTCTTGGCAGCAGGTTTTGTAGTGCAATCTACcgcattttaattttacaaaattttaatcaaattatacaaaatttttcgtaaaataatgaaattgcaacgaaatctttgtaaattaaccaaattttcagaaatttactcTTAATTACGAACTAAGTTTCGcagtataataaatttttgtaattttcggtAGTCACAAGTTTCGGATTCAAATACAATGTATCAGAAAATTTCGCAATTgcaaacgaaaattatgaaatttttaacttaatcctcctaaatttagaatatttttccgaaatttatcatcgggattataaaattttaccgaaaaataaaaattccaaatttaagaaaataacaaaagtgtaaataccaaaacaaaaattttgttaaaaataaaaatgttcaaaatagaaattaacgaaaaaaagtaatgaaaatacagaaaatgtttccaaagaaattgaaatatcCTGGAAGTAAAATTAAACGATACTAAGAAAATTAAGTAATAACACACTTAAAAaccttaaagggcacacttccaTAAAGTTACATAAAGAGCACACTGGGTGTTAGGCACCCAGGGGTATTCAAACATATGCTGCACCGACgatattggataattttttacaaaagtatcaataaatgatgtttaatctacctagtttaaggaaaaaaaggtttcataaagGTTTGTGAAATTtcaagttgttaaaaaaaatcgtttttggaaaaaaaattttaaaatgacttttttcactctaaaattcataactttctaagattttgatatttttacctaaaattttacCTGGATGCTTTTGAAATAcagtgttttcaaaataaaattagtcttatagtggttgttttaaaaaaggtatttattctgaaaaataaaagcttcaattcaatgaaaaaatgaagcAACGCACTTCGTGTGATCAAACGCAAGCCGCAAGCCGCACAGCGTGACTTCGTCTTTCCACCCTTCTTTGAGATGCACCGAGCAACGCGAGCATATGTGTCGGCTTCAACAATTCTTCCATCATTCCTGATTTCCCCTCTTATATCCGCTTTCAAAATTCCAGACAACGCGTATCGGATATCAGTGCGTAAAGTAGGAATCTCGTATCTCTCCTGTAGGTGAGGAGTGACAAGATACTTTATGACATCGTCTATGCAGTTATATGCCGTTATTGTTCCGTGATCTCCAGCGTTTAATCGTTTGCATTTTAGAAGAATTACAGCATTTACTGTGGCCTGGTCTAGAATACCAAAGAAGATTCGCATCGGCCACCTGTTTGTACGTTTGGTTGTCGAGAACGAAGTACACAGCTGGTCAAACGTATATGTACCACCTTTCATTTGATTGTAATGTCGTATCATATCCGGTTTGCCATTAGTGATTACAGTCGAAGACGTATATGAAGACGCAAGCAGAACGATCTTATTTTTCTTTGGAGTGAAGGAAAGTAACGTGACCTTTTCAGAAAAGCAAAACTTACTTTCAGGAAAATGCTTGCTTGCTACTATCATCTAAGGTGGGATTTCTCTCTTATTTTTCCGAACAGTcccagttatttttaaattgtacggATTCTTTAGCATTCTTTCTATGAACGGAATGCTCGTAAACCAGTTGTCAATTGTGACTATGCGATGAGTTCCGTGGATTGGAGTTCTGGATTCACGGATAAAAAATCTGGCACAGACTCTGTGTTGCGAACACCATGATTTTTTCCTAAGTATGGAATTGCGTGGATCTGAAATGATCAATAGCTAcatacaaaaaatacatgaaaatatacATTACTTGTAGGAAAACAGATAAGTTCCAAGTAAGCCGTTGCAGCATCGTTCAGCGTTTTGAACATCTCTCCGTATTTGTCCGGTTTTGATTTCATATAAACGCGCATCTTGCAGCGTCCTCTAAAGCCAAGGAGTTGCTCGTCGACCTACATGTGTTACTCGGATTATaactttttctgcaattttctataaagatttcccaaatttttcgTATTGGAGCGAATCCATCATCAGCATCCCGTGCgctgaaaaaatttgcattaaatcaagtagggtGAATTAATTGGCTGAttctacttgaaagaagcaagtattttctttttacaaaggaccgatttttttgaatcaataaaataatagaatcaggacaactatttaaatcaataacatatttactctaagcaaaaaattattcagttaattTGTTCCGTTATACtcat
The genomic region above belongs to Belonocnema kinseyi isolate 2016_QV_RU_SX_M_011 unplaced genomic scaffold, B_treatae_v1 SchBZDm_2423;HRSCAF=2652, whole genome shotgun sequence and contains:
- the LOC117182533 gene encoding uncharacterized protein LOC117182533, which gives rise to MRVYMKSKPDKYGEMFKTLNDAATAYLELICFPTNPRNSILRKKSWCSQHRVCARFFIRESRTPIHGTHRIVTIDNWFTSIPFIERMLKNPYNLKITGTVTLLSFTPKKNKIVLLASSYTSSTVITNGKPDMIRHYNQMKGGTYTFDQLCTSFSTTKRTNRWPMRIFFGILDQATVNAVILLKCKRLNAGDHGTITAYNCIDDVIKYLVTPHLQERYEIPTLRTDIRYALSGILKADIRGEIRNDGRIVEADTYARVARCISKKGGKTKSRCAACGLRLITR